In a genomic window of Prosthecochloris marina:
- a CDS encoding SRPBCC family protein → MHIQHSVIIRKPLEEVEAYLIDISNNCVWQEDVTESGLLTDGVIGKGTKAFEVRNIMNFPLRTEWKITAYQPGSSFSFASTSSVAPYEGTFNLEAVDMSTKVTFSFTIFHSGFNALFDPFMQGIFSRRFRKNLETLMTILENS, encoded by the coding sequence ATGCACATCCAGCACTCTGTCATCATTAGAAAACCGCTCGAAGAAGTAGAAGCCTACCTTATCGATATTTCGAACAACTGTGTATGGCAGGAAGACGTAACCGAGTCCGGCCTTCTGACCGACGGTGTCATCGGCAAAGGGACAAAAGCCTTCGAGGTTAGGAACATCATGAACTTTCCCTTACGGACCGAGTGGAAAATAACGGCATATCAACCGGGCAGTTCCTTCAGCTTTGCAAGTACATCGAGTGTTGCTCCTTACGAAGGCACATTCAACCTTGAAGCCGTTGACATGAGCACGAAAGTCACCTTTTCGTTTACCATCTTTCACTCCGGATTCAATGCACTCTTCGACCCTTTCATGCAGGGCATCTTTTCACGCAGGTTCCGCAAGAACCTCGAGACGCTTATGACGATACTTGAAAACAGCTAA
- a CDS encoding DUF58 domain-containing protein, with protein MQRRVRNIKELARTIRHIEIRSKRLVNELFSGEYHSSFKGRGIEFSNVREYSWGDDVRTIDWNTSARKNDLYVKLFTEERERTVLLVLDGSGSMLFGSRQRTKKELASEVAAVLAFSAIMNNDKVGLLIFSDHVEKFIPPRKGRSHVLVILEEIISYEAQNRKTDIDAALSFIRSTQKRQAIVFLLTDLIDERYEKAMKILNARHDFVVVHLTDPLDTEIPGSGILWVQDPETGEEGIIDAAGTRVLKRYKTIRQAQQELLMKKLSGMKIDTICLQTNSSIIGALNRFFRYREKKV; from the coding sequence ATGCAACGAAGAGTTCGCAATATAAAAGAGCTTGCCCGGACAATCAGGCATATCGAAATCCGTTCGAAGCGGCTGGTGAATGAACTCTTCAGCGGTGAATATCACTCATCATTCAAGGGGCGCGGTATCGAGTTCAGTAATGTTCGGGAGTATTCCTGGGGTGACGATGTAAGGACTATCGACTGGAACACGTCGGCTCGCAAAAATGACCTTTATGTCAAGCTCTTTACCGAAGAAAGGGAAAGGACGGTGTTGCTTGTTCTCGATGGATCGGGGTCGATGTTGTTCGGTAGCCGCCAGCGTACGAAAAAAGAACTTGCCTCGGAGGTGGCGGCTGTGCTGGCGTTCAGTGCGATCATGAATAACGACAAGGTCGGGCTGCTGATTTTTTCCGATCATGTCGAAAAATTCATACCGCCACGAAAAGGAAGGAGTCATGTACTGGTTATTCTCGAGGAGATCATAAGCTATGAGGCACAAAACCGAAAAACCGATATCGATGCGGCACTTTCCTTTATCCGTTCTACCCAGAAGCGACAGGCGATAGTTTTTCTGCTTACCGATCTTATCGACGAACGTTACGAAAAAGCCATGAAGATCCTCAATGCAAGGCATGACTTTGTGGTTGTGCACCTCACCGACCCGCTCGACACGGAAATACCCGGCAGCGGTATTCTCTGGGTCCAAGACCCTGAAACAGGAGAAGAGGGCATTATCGACGCTGCTGGAACAAGGGTACTGAAGCGTTACAAAACGATCCGGCAGGCGCAACAGGAGCTTTTGATGAAAAAACTCAGCGGCATGAAAATCGATACGATTTGTCTGCAAACGAACAGTTCCATTATCGGAGCGCTCAACAGGTTTTTCCGGTACCGTGAGAAAAAAGTCTGA
- a CDS encoding AAA family ATPase: MKQDAELQELAGQITEASAFLNRAAELLAERVVGQNKVLERVFIALLANGHVLLEGVPGLAKTLIVRTFASAMNLAYRRIQFTPDMLPADLVGTMVYNPKEMVFYPRKGPVFANIILADEINRSPAKVQSALLESMQERQVTIGDQSFMLPEPFMVLATQNPVEHEGTYLLPEAQLDRFMMKVLVEYPSYDEELEIMQRSAKTALLPDVSPVVDRYEIQKARTLIDLIYVDVRVQRYIVDLVTASRDPVAAGLQSLEEMIEYGASPRASIFLLLAAKAHAFLRQRAYITPEDVKEVAFDVLRHRIRPTYEAEADNVHPEDCIRQILAHVKVP; the protein is encoded by the coding sequence ATGAAACAAGACGCAGAGCTTCAGGAACTGGCGGGACAGATCACCGAAGCATCGGCTTTTCTGAACAGGGCGGCAGAGTTGCTTGCAGAACGTGTTGTCGGTCAGAACAAGGTTCTCGAGAGGGTATTTATCGCCTTGCTGGCAAACGGTCATGTTTTACTGGAAGGGGTCCCCGGACTGGCAAAAACGCTTATTGTCAGAACCTTCGCTTCGGCAATGAACCTCGCTTACCGGCGCATACAGTTCACGCCCGATATGCTTCCGGCCGATCTTGTGGGCACCATGGTCTATAATCCCAAAGAGATGGTGTTTTATCCTCGGAAAGGCCCGGTGTTTGCCAATATCATACTGGCTGACGAAATAAACCGTTCACCGGCAAAAGTGCAGTCGGCGTTGCTCGAGTCCATGCAGGAGCGTCAGGTAACCATCGGCGACCAGTCGTTCATGCTTCCGGAACCCTTTATGGTGCTTGCTACGCAGAATCCCGTAGAGCATGAGGGGACTTATCTTTTGCCCGAAGCTCAGCTTGACCGTTTCATGATGAAGGTGCTGGTCGAGTATCCTTCCTATGACGAGGAGCTTGAAATCATGCAGCGCTCGGCAAAAACCGCACTGCTTCCCGATGTGTCTCCTGTTGTTGACCGGTATGAGATTCAGAAAGCGAGGACATTGATCGACCTTATCTATGTCGATGTGAGGGTGCAGCGCTACATAGTCGACCTTGTCACCGCATCGAGAGACCCGGTAGCTGCGGGACTGCAGTCGCTTGAAGAGATGATCGAATACGGGGCGTCACCGAGGGCATCCATTTTTCTGTTACTTGCCGCAAAAGCGCACGCTTTTTTGCGTCAGAGAGCCTACATAACACCCGAGGACGTCAAGGAAGTGGCGTTCGATGTACTGCGCCACCGCATTCGCCCCACATATGAAGCCGAAGCCGATAACGTGCACCCGGAAGACTGCATCCGCCAGATACTCGCCCATGTGAAAGTACCATAA
- the tsaD gene encoding tRNA (adenosine(37)-N6)-threonylcarbamoyltransferase complex transferase subunit TsaD — protein MNILGIETSCDETSAAVLKNGRVASNIISSQLIHKAYGGVVPELASREHERLIVSIVDRAVNEANIQKNDLDIIAATAGPGLIGAVMVGLCFAQGLAYALKKPLVPVNHIEAHIFSGFIQEDPEHQAPEDNFISLTVSGGHTMLCVVDNDLHYRVIGRTIDDAAGEAFDKTGKMLGLDYPAGPLIDKLSKEGNADFHTFPRALTAQSRTSKSYRDNFDFSFSGLKTSVLNYINNHEPEFIEQHLPDIAASIQEAIISVLVEKTVAAALKYNIGAISVAGGVSANSGLRHKMETSCAKHGIRLFVPKAVYSTDNAAMIATLASLKLSRGLVKPNNYDVAPFASFEYS, from the coding sequence ATGAATATTCTCGGCATCGAAACCAGTTGCGATGAAACGTCGGCCGCCGTTCTGAAAAACGGCCGCGTCGCATCGAACATCATCAGCTCACAGCTCATTCACAAGGCATATGGCGGTGTTGTTCCGGAACTCGCCTCGCGTGAACATGAACGGCTGATTGTATCGATTGTCGACCGTGCGGTAAACGAGGCTAATATACAAAAAAACGATCTCGATATCATAGCCGCAACTGCCGGTCCCGGCCTTATCGGCGCGGTGATGGTGGGCCTTTGTTTCGCCCAAGGCCTTGCTTATGCATTGAAAAAGCCGCTTGTCCCGGTCAACCACATCGAGGCACACATCTTTTCCGGCTTTATACAGGAAGATCCCGAACATCAGGCCCCCGAGGATAATTTCATTTCCCTGACCGTTTCAGGAGGGCACACCATGCTTTGCGTCGTGGATAACGATCTGCACTATAGGGTCATCGGCAGAACCATCGACGATGCTGCCGGCGAAGCCTTCGATAAAACAGGAAAGATGCTCGGTCTCGACTATCCTGCAGGCCCGCTCATCGACAAGCTGTCGAAAGAAGGAAATGCGGATTTTCACACGTTTCCACGGGCGCTTACCGCACAATCTCGAACCAGTAAAAGCTACCGTGACAATTTTGATTTCAGTTTTTCAGGCCTGAAAACATCCGTGCTGAACTACATCAACAACCATGAGCCGGAATTCATCGAGCAGCATCTTCCCGACATAGCGGCATCTATCCAGGAGGCAATTATCAGTGTCCTTGTCGAAAAAACCGTTGCCGCCGCCTTGAAGTACAATATCGGAGCGATATCGGTAGCCGGTGGAGTAAGCGCCAATTCAGGCTTGCGGCACAAAATGGAAACCTCTTGCGCAAAACACGGTATACGCCTCTTCGTTCCCAAAGCGGTGTATTCAACCGACAACGCAGCAATGATAGCCACGCTCGCCAGCCTGAAACTTTCCCGAGGACTCGTCAAACCGAACAACTACGATGTCGCACCTTTCGCAAGCTTTGAATACTCTTGA
- the yajC gene encoding preprotein translocase subunit YajC yields MHTFISSLLLFAPPSGGETPNMFVQLIPLALIFVVFYLFLIRPQQKKQKEREKVLESLKRGDRVITIGGVHGTVAGIDSEKKTVLVQVADNLKIKFDRSAIATTEKQEAGEKLTSKD; encoded by the coding sequence ATGCACACTTTCATATCATCTTTACTTCTTTTCGCTCCTCCAAGTGGAGGCGAAACCCCCAACATGTTTGTTCAGCTCATACCGTTAGCCCTTATTTTCGTTGTTTTCTACCTGTTTCTCATTCGCCCGCAGCAGAAAAAACAAAAAGAGCGCGAAAAGGTACTCGAAAGTTTGAAGCGGGGAGACAGGGTCATTACCATCGGCGGTGTCCATGGCACCGTAGCCGGGATCGATTCGGAGAAAAAAACTGTTTTAGTTCAGGTTGCCGACAACCTGAAAATAAAGTTTGACCGCAGCGCTATTGCAACAACTGAAAAACAGGAAGCCGGCGAAAAACTTACCAGTAAGGATTAA
- the carA gene encoding glutamine-hydrolyzing carbamoyl-phosphate synthase small subunit, translated as MQSTKATLILENGSVYKGIAFGHVGEATGEVVFNTSHTGYQEIITDPSYAGQMVVMTYPLIGNYGVNQSDGESDKIWASALIVREASNLHSNFAATSSLDDYLKESKVMGLAGIDTRRLVREIREKGAMRGFISTIDHDEKSLQEKALQTPEMTGLDLVKKVSTARNYTVDCPDAKYHVVAFDYGIKRNILRMLQDAGCKVTVLNAKTSADEIFKLNPDGVFLSNGPGDPFAVTYAVDTIKDLTRQDNPSGQLPIFGICLGHQLLSLAFGAKTYKLKFGHHGSNHPVKRLSTKSIEITSQNHGFAVEMDSLPEELELTHLNLYDNTVEGVRHRELPCFSVQYHPEAAPGPHDSHYLFNLFTEMMDR; from the coding sequence ATGCAGTCCACAAAGGCAACATTGATTTTAGAAAACGGTTCCGTCTATAAAGGTATAGCGTTCGGACATGTTGGCGAAGCCACCGGAGAAGTAGTTTTCAACACTTCCCATACCGGGTACCAGGAAATCATTACCGATCCCTCTTACGCAGGCCAGATGGTGGTCATGACGTATCCTCTGATAGGCAATTACGGGGTCAACCAGAGCGACGGCGAGTCCGATAAAATCTGGGCATCGGCCCTTATCGTTCGCGAAGCGTCCAACCTGCACAGCAATTTCGCAGCGACATCAAGCCTTGACGATTACCTGAAAGAATCAAAGGTTATGGGCCTTGCCGGTATCGACACCAGAAGACTGGTCCGTGAAATACGGGAAAAAGGCGCCATGCGAGGGTTCATCTCCACGATTGACCATGATGAAAAAAGTCTGCAGGAAAAAGCCCTGCAAACCCCTGAAATGACCGGACTCGATTTGGTTAAAAAGGTCAGTACCGCCCGGAATTACACGGTTGACTGCCCTGACGCAAAATACCACGTCGTTGCCTTTGATTACGGCATCAAACGAAACATCCTCAGAATGCTGCAGGACGCCGGATGCAAAGTTACCGTGCTCAACGCAAAGACCTCTGCCGATGAGATCTTCAAGCTGAACCCGGACGGAGTATTTCTTTCAAACGGTCCCGGTGATCCGTTCGCTGTAACCTATGCGGTCGATACCATCAAAGACCTTACCCGGCAGGACAACCCTTCTGGCCAACTGCCGATATTCGGTATCTGCCTGGGTCACCAGCTTCTTTCACTGGCTTTCGGAGCCAAAACATACAAGCTGAAGTTCGGTCATCATGGCAGCAATCACCCGGTAAAGCGCCTTTCGACAAAATCCATCGAGATCACATCCCAAAACCATGGTTTTGCCGTGGAGATGGACTCGCTGCCCGAAGAACTCGAACTTACTCATCTTAACCTATACGATAACACGGTTGAAGGCGTCCGGCACCGTGAACTGCCCTGTTTTTCCGTACAGTATCATCCAGAAGCAGCGCCCGGTCCGCATGATTCACACTACCTCTTCAATCTGTTTACCGAAATGATGGATAGATGA
- a CDS encoding B12-binding domain-containing radical SAM protein — protein sequence MSNSKKVLLVFLASDSGVDGARSLFEEQSKHKAKEWFDRAVRNLIKQTQFAIPPLALMILASIDVQGVEQTICDLRFEKLPLDTSWDLIGISVQTGMASKAFNLADRLRAKGYKVALGGAHATLFPDACSKHADILVQGEADDTWKTVLEDLKNGTTKKSYVPENFPDLSLNRPINSRLLDKKRYFTTNIIQTGRGCPYSCDFCNVHILNGNRHRRRTVKNIVDEVRRFSEHDNRIFFFVDDSINAHEEYAQELFRQLIPLNITWFGQATTMLGKQPRLLETFARSGCQALLVGIESIEPESRESHNKTQNRSTELAEAIINIRKACISLYGSFIYGLDGDTLATPAAILDFIRMTKLDVPGINILRPNPGTRVFERLKEEGRLLFDAEDLSAYRYTFGQEMLYMPKHITLPDFVESYSRLTADIFTVKNSFLRGVSAPSAKAAVLLFNLFYTHLYALSRHDLKKQISLSLSGHATP from the coding sequence ATGAGTAACAGTAAAAAGGTACTGCTGGTGTTTCTTGCCTCCGACAGCGGCGTCGACGGGGCCAGGTCGCTTTTTGAAGAACAATCGAAACATAAAGCAAAAGAATGGTTTGACAGAGCGGTTCGCAACCTGATAAAACAGACACAGTTTGCCATCCCTCCCCTGGCGCTCATGATCCTCGCCTCCATCGATGTGCAAGGTGTCGAGCAAACCATTTGCGACCTTCGTTTCGAAAAATTACCGCTTGATACTTCCTGGGACCTCATCGGGATAAGTGTTCAGACAGGTATGGCGTCGAAAGCGTTCAACCTCGCCGACAGATTGAGAGCGAAAGGTTACAAAGTGGCTCTTGGCGGAGCCCATGCAACCTTGTTTCCCGACGCCTGCAGCAAGCATGCAGATATCCTTGTTCAAGGTGAGGCCGACGATACGTGGAAGACTGTCCTTGAAGATCTCAAAAACGGGACCACGAAAAAGAGCTATGTTCCTGAAAATTTTCCCGATCTTTCACTCAACCGCCCCATCAACTCCCGACTGCTCGATAAGAAACGGTATTTCACAACGAATATCATCCAAACCGGCCGGGGTTGCCCCTACAGTTGTGATTTCTGCAATGTTCATATCCTCAACGGCAACCGGCACCGAAGAAGAACCGTAAAGAACATTGTTGACGAGGTACGCCGTTTCAGCGAACACGATAACAGGATATTTTTTTTCGTCGACGACTCCATCAACGCACACGAAGAATACGCACAGGAACTGTTCCGCCAACTCATTCCGCTCAACATCACCTGGTTCGGACAGGCCACAACAATGCTCGGTAAACAACCCCGCTTGCTTGAAACCTTTGCCCGGTCAGGATGTCAGGCGTTACTTGTCGGTATTGAAAGCATCGAGCCCGAAAGCCGGGAAAGCCATAACAAAACACAGAACCGCTCTACCGAACTCGCAGAGGCAATCATCAATATCCGCAAGGCATGCATCAGTCTGTACGGAAGCTTCATTTACGGGCTGGACGGTGATACGCTGGCAACTCCGGCAGCGATCCTGGATTTCATACGCATGACCAAGCTGGACGTTCCCGGCATTAACATCCTGCGGCCAAATCCCGGAACAAGGGTTTTCGAACGTCTCAAAGAGGAAGGCCGATTGCTGTTCGATGCAGAAGATCTCTCCGCCTATCGCTATACGTTCGGGCAGGAGATGCTCTACATGCCGAAACACATAACGCTCCCTGATTTTGTAGAAAGCTATTCACGACTGACAGCTGACATCTTTACGGTCAAAAACTCTTTTTTGCGTGGTGTTTCCGCTCCAAGCGCAAAAGCTGCGGTGCTGTTGTTCAATCTGTTCTATACACACTTGTACGCTCTTTCGCGCCATGACCTGAAAAAACAGATAAGCCTCTCTCTATCAGGACACGCAACACCTTGA
- a CDS encoding c-type cytochrome, giving the protein MKKILPVAALCSIFFIGCGGAQEPSAEAPAEGGAASELVSGYDLANGKEIYEANCASCHAEGVLSSPKTGDVSAWSARIEQGMDTLIKKSIEGYIAEGSMPARGGNDALTDEEVANSVAYMVNESAK; this is encoded by the coding sequence ATGAAAAAAATCCTACCGGTAGCGGCACTTTGCAGCATTTTCTTCATCGGTTGTGGCGGCGCACAGGAACCTTCAGCAGAGGCACCTGCTGAAGGTGGAGCAGCAAGCGAGCTTGTCAGCGGCTACGATCTTGCAAACGGCAAAGAGATCTATGAAGCAAACTGTGCAAGCTGTCATGCTGAAGGCGTGCTCAGCTCACCGAAAACAGGCGATGTTTCTGCATGGAGCGCACGCATCGAACAGGGCATGGACACTTTGATCAAGAAGTCGATCGAGGGTTACATTGCTGAAGGCAGCATGCCGGCAAGAGGTGGTAATGACGCTCTTACCGATGAGGAAGTTGCCAATTCAGTTGCTTACATGGTAAACGAAAGTGCCAAATAA
- a CDS encoding c-type cytochrome codes for MRRLISAFTLCAAAVLSFGLDALAGVTAEDLAKYDLANGKSVHDASCAACHANGILQAPKTGDKASWTARLGQGMGTLVEKSINGYTAEGNMPARGGNPDLTDKQVGDAVAYMVKQVL; via the coding sequence ATGAGACGACTGATTTCCGCTTTCACCCTTTGCGCAGCTGCTGTGCTTTCTTTCGGTCTCGATGCACTTGCCGGAGTTACAGCTGAAGATTTAGCCAAATACGACCTTGCAAATGGCAAATCCGTCCATGATGCAAGCTGTGCCGCCTGTCATGCAAACGGAATCCTGCAGGCACCGAAAACCGGAGACAAAGCAAGCTGGACTGCTCGTCTTGGACAGGGAATGGGAACTCTTGTAGAAAAATCAATCAATGGCTATACCGCTGAAGGCAACATGCCGGCACGGGGCGGCAATCCTGACCTCACCGACAAGCAGGTAGGTGATGCCGTTGCCTATATGGTCAAACAGGTTCTCTAA
- the cbpB gene encoding peptide-modifying radical SAM enzyme CbpB has translation MKTGRTKTAASSQGRWANSGNGIELYPVDIDHPVFTAVVSPDTAFWALVDKSELAGVFSDDHSLYREYRQKAEVFEHEMNALRSGQKPSAVYVNPTERCNLDCSYCYIPGEMRKDGRDMPKEELIDALGRMKRYFRRNTPEDYKPEVIFHGSEPMLNREAVFTAIDYFSDDFRFGVQTNGTLLDRESADFLMSRGVGIGFSLDAPEALLASRTRKTWSGDGVYDSVVQAIELVKGYDRYSVICTVTKENMAALVDMVDFFHAMEVPVCMLNPVRCTRVGGRMMKPDDAAMANYYLKALDRTHELYRETGRKLVVANFANILLAVLAPTARKLMCDISPCGGGRCFVALSAKGDLFPCSEFVGLPEFNGGSVFHEDIDDVLEKAPFRKVTGRMVEDIEPCNRCAIRHFCGSPCPAEAYSLHGTMQSPGAFCELYEEQVRYAMRLIADGKADDFLEDNWENSVETVFDLALSSPA, from the coding sequence ATGAAGACAGGACGTACAAAAACAGCTGCATCATCACAAGGCAGATGGGCCAATTCCGGTAATGGAATCGAGCTCTATCCGGTGGACATCGATCATCCCGTGTTTACGGCTGTGGTCTCTCCCGATACAGCGTTCTGGGCTCTTGTTGACAAATCCGAATTGGCCGGAGTGTTTTCTGACGATCATTCTCTGTATCGGGAATATCGCCAGAAAGCGGAGGTGTTTGAACATGAAATGAACGCTCTGCGTTCGGGACAAAAACCTTCTGCGGTTTACGTTAACCCTACGGAACGCTGTAACCTCGACTGTTCATACTGCTATATTCCCGGGGAGATGCGCAAGGATGGCCGTGATATGCCGAAGGAGGAGCTGATCGATGCATTGGGACGTATGAAACGGTATTTCAGGAGGAACACGCCTGAGGATTACAAGCCTGAGGTGATTTTTCACGGGTCCGAGCCGATGTTGAACCGTGAAGCGGTTTTTACAGCTATCGACTATTTCAGTGATGATTTCCGGTTCGGCGTGCAAACAAACGGGACGTTACTTGACAGGGAGTCGGCTGATTTTCTGATGTCGAGAGGGGTGGGTATAGGCTTTTCCCTCGATGCACCCGAGGCGTTGCTTGCTTCGAGGACGCGTAAGACCTGGTCGGGAGACGGGGTCTATGACTCCGTCGTTCAGGCGATAGAGCTTGTCAAGGGGTATGACAGGTATAGTGTCATTTGTACCGTGACGAAAGAAAATATGGCGGCTTTGGTCGATATGGTTGATTTCTTTCACGCCATGGAGGTTCCGGTATGCATGCTCAATCCTGTGCGGTGTACCAGAGTGGGCGGGCGGATGATGAAGCCGGATGATGCCGCAATGGCAAATTACTACCTGAAAGCACTCGATCGCACCCACGAGCTGTATCGTGAGACAGGCAGGAAACTGGTTGTCGCGAATTTCGCCAATATTCTGCTTGCCGTTCTTGCTCCGACAGCAAGAAAGCTCATGTGTGATATTTCACCCTGTGGCGGAGGGCGTTGTTTTGTCGCCCTGTCGGCGAAAGGAGATCTTTTTCCCTGCAGTGAGTTTGTCGGACTTCCGGAGTTCAATGGGGGCAGTGTGTTTCATGAGGATATCGACGACGTGCTTGAAAAAGCACCTTTCCGGAAAGTAACCGGTAGAATGGTCGAGGATATCGAGCCCTGCAACCGTTGTGCGATTCGTCATTTTTGCGGATCGCCCTGCCCTGCTGAAGCATACAGTCTGCATGGAACCATGCAGAGTCCCGGAGCATTTTGTGAACTGTATGAAGAACAGGTTCGCTATGCCATGCGGTTGATCGCCGATGGAAAGGCGGATGATTTTCTCGAAGACAACTGGGAAAACAGTGTGGAGACGGTGTTTGATCTTGCGCTTTCTTCTCCAGCGTGA
- a CDS encoding bile acid:sodium symporter family protein — protein MNIVNRHFLTIALSASVIALVLPVSFLWVKPLIPFLLGLIMFGMGTTIRLHDFKDVWEKRRVVFLVALLQFTLMPGLGVIISRLLSLPEEVMIGMVLVGSCPGGTASNVIVYLARGNVALSVTMTMFSTVLAPLLTPGIIFLLLNRSVDISFMALFLSVFQIVAIPLAAGLLVRHFFSGIVTRYSDILPAVSVVSITLIIACVMALNADKVMSLPLVVAAAVMMHNMLGLAAGYGAAKLLSCNRVDRRTVAVEIGMQNSGLGVALANQFFQPLSALPGALFSLWHNLSGIVLAKYWAREKRER, from the coding sequence ATGAACATAGTGAACCGCCATTTTCTTACCATTGCACTGTCGGCATCGGTCATTGCTCTGGTTCTACCTGTTTCGTTTCTCTGGGTCAAGCCGTTGATACCATTCTTGCTTGGACTCATCATGTTCGGAATGGGAACGACGATCCGGCTCCATGATTTCAAGGATGTCTGGGAAAAAAGGCGTGTTGTTTTCCTCGTTGCGCTGTTGCAGTTCACCCTCATGCCAGGACTTGGCGTGATCATCAGCCGCCTGCTGTCACTGCCTGAGGAGGTCATGATCGGCATGGTGCTTGTCGGTAGCTGTCCTGGAGGAACCGCATCCAATGTCATCGTCTATCTTGCCAGAGGCAATGTTGCTCTTTCTGTAACCATGACCATGTTTTCAACAGTGCTTGCGCCGCTGCTTACTCCCGGGATAATTTTTCTGCTCTTGAACAGATCGGTCGACATTTCCTTTATGGCACTGTTTCTATCGGTTTTTCAGATTGTTGCCATCCCCCTTGCTGCAGGGTTGTTAGTGAGGCATTTTTTTTCGGGCATTGTTACCCGATACAGTGATATTCTGCCAGCAGTGTCAGTTGTTTCGATCACGTTGATCATAGCCTGTGTTATGGCTCTGAATGCAGACAAGGTTATGAGCTTGCCGCTCGTGGTGGCTGCGGCTGTCATGATGCATAACATGCTCGGTCTCGCGGCAGGGTACGGGGCGGCGAAGCTGTTGTCCTGTAACCGTGTTGATCGTCGGACTGTTGCGGTAGAGATCGGTATGCAGAATTCCGGACTCGGCGTGGCACTTGCCAACCAGTTTTTTCAACCATTGAGTGCGTTACCGGGAGCACTGTTCAGCCTCTGGCACAATCTCTCCGGAATTGTGCTCGCGAAATATTGGGCGAGAGAAAAGAGAGAGCGCTGA
- a CDS encoding SemiSWEET transporter, translating to MTTIYMQEIEYIGYAAGFLTTLAFLPQALKVFRSKKTRDISLLWALLMTFGVFLWFCYGYANHSLPMMIANGITFVLMLVILVFKLRFK from the coding sequence ATGACAACGATATATATGCAGGAGATTGAATATATAGGGTATGCTGCCGGGTTTTTAACCACCCTTGCCTTTCTCCCTCAGGCATTGAAAGTTTTCCGTTCAAAAAAAACACGGGACATCAGCCTGCTATGGGCGCTCTTAATGACTTTCGGTGTTTTTCTCTGGTTTTGCTACGGCTATGCGAACCACAGTCTGCCGATGATGATCGCAAACGGTATAACCTTCGTGCTCATGCTGGTGATCCTTGTTTTTAAACTGCGCTTCAAATAA
- the proC gene encoding pyrroline-5-carboxylate reductase gives MHTITIGFIGTGRIAKALIAGLVRDNNNEISGYDKDPAVADAVCKEFGITRKNSMSELVQSANCIVLAVKPYQIETVLEELRRELRPDQLLISVAAGITSEFIRTRSLEEMHVIRVMPNTPAFVGEGMTVVSRGKCATDADLAQAEKIFSAIGKVAVLDEIHMDAATAVSGSGPAYMFHIIDALAEGGKQCGLSDDEAVTLSAQTMLGAAKLVLESQKKPAALIKDVTTPGGTTEAGLHQMEAHNVRQAMIDTVTAAAQRSVELKQ, from the coding sequence ATGCACACAATAACAATCGGTTTTATCGGAACCGGAAGAATCGCAAAAGCCCTCATTGCAGGACTCGTGCGTGACAATAACAATGAAATTTCAGGATACGATAAAGATCCGGCAGTTGCCGATGCGGTCTGCAAGGAGTTCGGCATCACCCGGAAAAATTCCATGAGCGAGCTTGTACAATCGGCCAACTGCATCGTCCTTGCGGTAAAACCCTATCAGATAGAAACCGTGCTCGAAGAGCTTCGCCGCGAGCTCAGGCCGGACCAGCTTCTCATAAGCGTCGCTGCCGGTATTACCTCGGAGTTCATTAGGACACGCTCCCTCGAGGAGATGCATGTCATTCGTGTAATGCCGAACACTCCGGCATTCGTGGGAGAAGGTATGACGGTGGTCAGCAGGGGAAAATGCGCTACCGATGCAGATCTCGCTCAAGCGGAAAAGATTTTCAGTGCAATCGGCAAGGTAGCGGTACTCGATGAAATACATATGGATGCCGCCACTGCCGTCTCGGGCAGCGGTCCCGCTTACATGTTTCACATCATCGACGCACTGGCCGAAGGGGGGAAACAATGCGGTCTTTCAGACGATGAGGCCGTAACCCTCAGTGCACAAACCATGCTCGGAGCTGCAAAACTGGTGCTCGAAAGCCAAAAAAAACCTGCGGCACTCATCAAAGACGTTACCACACCGGGCGGAACAACCGAGGCCGGGCTGCACCAGATGGAAGCCCACAATGTCCGGCAAGCAATGATCGATACCGTAACAGCTGCTGCACAACGGTCGGTTGAACTGAAACAATAG